The following proteins are encoded in a genomic region of Hirundo rustica isolate bHirRus1 chromosome 15, bHirRus1.pri.v3, whole genome shotgun sequence:
- the C15H7orf50 gene encoding uncharacterized protein C7orf50 homolog isoform X2, with protein MGVQATKEEEALIAEEEEELTPEEKRKLERKLKKERKKKEKQLMREAGISIKKVEPQKPSGSERALAYLTSWSKTPEEWKFQKTRQTWLLLHMYDKEKVPDKYFTILLDYLQGLQGGARDKTVQKAEAFMKEFDGSDGKDPNLLEKCERIRQVLQLLS; from the exons GCTACAAAAGAAGAGGAAGCGCTTAttgcagaggaagaggaagaacttactccagaggaaaagagaaaactggaaagaaaattaaaaaaagagcgcaagaagaaggagaaacagCTGATGAGGGAAGCTGGAATCTCCATTAAAAAGGTGGAGCCCCAAAAGCCATCAGGATCTGAGCGGGCTCTGGCCTATTTAACCAG ctgGTCTAAAACCCCAGAAGAATGGAAGTTTCAGAAGACAAGACAGACGTGGCTTCTCCTCCACATGTATGATAAAGAGAAG gttcCAGACAAGTATTTCACCATTTTACTGGATTATCTGCAAGGGCTTCAGGGCGGTGCACGAGACAAAACCGTGCAGAAAGCTGAAGCTTTTATGAAGGAATTTGATGGTTCTGATGGAAAAGACCCAAACCTGCTGGAGAAGTGCGAGCGCATCAGACAAGTTCTGCAGCTGTTGTCCTGA